DNA from Phycisphaerae bacterium:
CGCAGGTCGCAGGTGGCCGCGTGCGCGGTGCTGGCTCGCTTTCCTGCAGCGCATCCGTCGCAGACGCACATGTCGGCCGTGAGATTCTTCGCGCCGAACTCGGCGGTCCATTTCGCGGCGGCTTTTTCAAGGCCGGCCCGGTCGTTCTTCTGCGTGGCGATGTAGGCCTCGCACTCGCTGCAATCGAGTCCGCAATAAGCCTGAAGTCTGGCCATGTTGTCTCCGCTATCGTTGTTGGTGGATGGTCTCCAGATCACTTCGCCCGGCCACGCGGCCGGAGGATGTGCGACCATTGTATGGGGAATCGACATGCGAGACGTGTCGAGACCACTGGGTCGGCAAACACGGAACGGATTCCGCGAAGGCATGTGGCCCGGAAAGGATTCCGGGCCAAGCGGGGTGAGGAACCCGCCCGGATTCCGGGCCCAGCGGCAGGTCTCCGCCGCCTTTGGCGGCTCCGACCATGCCCTACCTCGCCTGACACTCTAAGGAATCGCTAATATGCACCAAGTGTAGGCACATTCGAGTTTGTGGCGGCCGGCATGGACATCTTTCTCGGTGCCATCGGGGGCAATCAGGCGAGCGGCAACGCCTTCGGGGACTTCGGCTTCGAGGCGAAACTTGCCGTCGCGGATTGACCACCGGCTGGTGATAGGGCCGGCCGGGCTGGCAAAGGTTGTCTCGGCATGATCGAGCGGGCCGGGCTGCGGAGCGATCAGGATCCGCTTCCAGCCGATGCTGCCGGGCTGCTGGCGGATGCCAGCCACATAGCCGTAGTACCATTCCATCACGTGCCCGAGCATGCAGTGATTGAGCGACTGGTAGCCGTCGTTCATCGCGTCCCAGGTTTCGGGCATGGCGGTCAGGCCTTTTTTGAGGATGCCACCGTAGCTGCCCAGGCCGTCGCGCGAGTAGACGCGATGCAGCACGTCGGAACGGCCGGCCTCGGCCAAGGCCCTGATGAAGAACACATGGCCGACGTCGCCAGGAGTCTGCTGCCAGTCGCGTTTGGCAAGATCTTCGATGACGGCGCTGAGGACCGCCTGCCTGTCGGCCTCCGGGACGAGTCCGGCCGTCAGGGCAATGGTGTGGGCGCACTGGCACGAGCCGTGATTAGCGAACATACGCTTTTGTGGATCATAGAACTTTCTGAGGAAAGCCTCTGCAGTCTTGTCTCGGAGGCCGCGATAACGCCGGACATCGTCGGCTCGCTGCAAGACCTCGGCCGTATGAATGACTGCGTCGATGCACATGACCTGCACGGCGGTGGCGGTCAGGTCCTGCGGGGTGAAGCGGCTGGGTCCGGGCGGCCGGCCATGGCCGTAGTCGTACCAGTCGCCGAGGCCCGCGGGGGCGATGCCGTCTTTCGATTCGGAGGCCACGAAATCGACGAACCGGCACATGCAGTCGTAGTTGTCGCGGAGAATCTGCGGATCGCCGTACCAGACGTAGTGATGCCAAGGCAGGAGAGCCCCGGCGGCGCCCCATTCAACGGTCCAGTGGAACGCGTCGGGGAAACGCGTGCCGGGGTACGACGGTGCGACCGTGAGGATACGTCCGGAGGGTTCCTGAGCGTCGCGGATGTCTCGGGCGATCTTGGCAAGCCAGTCTCGGCAGTCGTAGCGATAGCTGAACATCGGCGCGCACAGGTGGGCGCACTCCAACCAGCCGAGTTTTTCGCGATGCGGGCAGTCGGTCATTACGTAGGTCATGTTGGAGCGCATGGCCCAATCGACGAGGCGGTGCGTGTCGTTGTAAAGCTTGCTGGACGTCTCGAACGCGCCAACCTGGGGCAGATCGCTGCGGACGTGAAGCAGTTCGATGCGTTGAACGACGGGGAGTCCTTTCGGATTGGGCCGGTCGGCCGGGACCGCCCCCACCATCTCGACCGCCTGGAAGCCGTTGTAGTGGAAAAGCCACTGATGCGTTTCGGGCCCGCCGCCTTTGAGCGTGTAGCGGAACAGGACTGGAGCCCCCCACCGCGGTTTCATGAACTCGCCTTTGTCGCCGCGATACTCGGAGGGCTGGAGGGTGAAGCTCTGGCCTGCCTTGCCTTCGACGGTGAAGCGGACAATGCCGGAGGCGTTCTGGCCGAAGAAGACGTGGAAAACGCCCTCGCCGGCGGGGACGAAATCCTTTGCAGGGAAGACTTCCTTCTCACGGATGGGCGGCCAGAACTGTCTCGCCAGTTTGCCGGCGGGCGGGTCAGCGGTCGCGGCCGGGGTCCAGGCTTTGTCATCGAAGCCCGGCGAGTCCCAACCGGGTTGGTCAAGGCGGGCGTCGTAATCCTCGCCGCCGTAGACGTGGCTGAAGGTCACCGGGCCGGGTGAGGTCTTCCAGGTGCCGTCGGACACGATCCGTTGGCGGCCGCCGTCAGCCGTTTCGAGATCCGCATCAAGCCACATCAGGTATTGGGTCCCGAAGGTGCATTCGGCTCCGCCCTTGTGATACCGCCCGGCCGGTGACGGCGGGTTGTACCAGAAGGAGTTGCCGAGCATCACCCCCAGAACGTTGTCACCTCTGACCAGAAGCGGCGCGATATCGAACTCCTGGAAGTAGATCGTCTTGTCATACTGCGACCAGGGTTGGTTGATCAGCGAATCGCCGGCTCGCTTGCCGTTGACGCGCAACTCGAAATGGCCGAGACCCACGATCCGCACGACGGCCTTTGACGGTGCAGTGCCGAGCTTGAACTCCTTGCGCATCAAAGGACAACTCGGTCCTGTGGCCGTGATCCAGACTGGGTCGGCGGCATGAGCGCCGGCGCCGATTGCAGAGCAGAGACCGGCGATGATCAGAACCCGCCGTCGCCGGCTGGTCCGGCACTCGGCGGTATTTGCACGTTGACTGAACGACCTGGCGCCTGTTATGTCAGACATGAT
Protein-coding regions in this window:
- a CDS encoding DUF3795 domain-containing protein, which codes for MARLQAYCGLDCSECEAYIATQKNDRAGLEKAAAKWTAEFGAKNLTADMCVCDGCAAGKRASTAHAATCDLRLCASSRKVETCAHCPDYACETLKGFFAFAPALKDKLEVIRRQLGE
- a CDS encoding family 78 glycoside hydrolase catalytic domain, which produces MSDITGARSFSQRANTAECRTSRRRRVLIIAGLCSAIGAGAHAADPVWITATGPSCPLMRKEFKLGTAPSKAVVRIVGLGHFELRVNGKRAGDSLINQPWSQYDKTIYFQEFDIAPLLVRGDNVLGVMLGNSFWYNPPSPAGRYHKGGAECTFGTQYLMWLDADLETADGGRQRIVSDGTWKTSPGPVTFSHVYGGEDYDARLDQPGWDSPGFDDKAWTPAATADPPAGKLARQFWPPIREKEVFPAKDFVPAGEGVFHVFFGQNASGIVRFTVEGKAGQSFTLQPSEYRGDKGEFMKPRWGAPVLFRYTLKGGGPETHQWLFHYNGFQAVEMVGAVPADRPNPKGLPVVQRIELLHVRSDLPQVGAFETSSKLYNDTHRLVDWAMRSNMTYVMTDCPHREKLGWLECAHLCAPMFSYRYDCRDWLAKIARDIRDAQEPSGRILTVAPSYPGTRFPDAFHWTVEWGAAGALLPWHHYVWYGDPQILRDNYDCMCRFVDFVASESKDGIAPAGLGDWYDYGHGRPPGPSRFTPQDLTATAVQVMCIDAVIHTAEVLQRADDVRRYRGLRDKTAEAFLRKFYDPQKRMFANHGSCQCAHTIALTAGLVPEADRQAVLSAVIEDLAKRDWQQTPGDVGHVFFIRALAEAGRSDVLHRVYSRDGLGSYGGILKKGLTAMPETWDAMNDGYQSLNHCMLGHVMEWYYGYVAGIRQQPGSIGWKRILIAPQPGPLDHAETTFASPAGPITSRWSIRDGKFRLEAEVPEGVAARLIAPDGTEKDVHAGRHKLECAYTWCILAIP